A stretch of Brevundimonas naejangsanensis DNA encodes these proteins:
- the queG gene encoding tRNA epoxyqueuosine(34) reductase QueG translates to MAADPRIFIRQRAAELGFGVCRFASASEPWSAGEKLAHFVEADRHGDMGWMETTLERRAHPTAMWDGARTAIVLGMNYGPDEDPRPELDQPSAGYISVYARGDDYHEVIKGRLKILAGQIAARLGQEVKVFVDTAPLMEKPLAQRAGLGWQGKHTNLLSRTHGSWLFLGVILTAAEIEADEAESEHCGRCTACLDACPTNAFPAPFQIDARRCLSYLTIEYAGAWPREFRVATGNRIYGCDDCLAACPWNKFAQAASEARLQAREALKSPPLAELLALDDPAFRTLFAKSPVKRIGRDRFLRNVLYAAGNSGETGLVGAVERLLDDAASMVRGAATWALGRLAPERFEAAREARLAGEADEAVREEWRATPLPPRPGEGG, encoded by the coding sequence ATGGCGGCCGATCCCCGCATCTTCATCCGACAGCGCGCCGCCGAACTGGGCTTCGGCGTGTGCCGCTTCGCCTCGGCCAGCGAACCGTGGAGCGCGGGCGAGAAGCTGGCGCACTTCGTCGAGGCGGACCGTCACGGCGACATGGGCTGGATGGAGACGACGCTGGAGCGCCGCGCCCACCCGACCGCCATGTGGGACGGGGCCAGGACCGCCATCGTCCTGGGCATGAATTACGGCCCGGATGAGGACCCACGGCCCGAACTGGACCAGCCCTCGGCGGGCTATATCTCCGTCTATGCGCGCGGCGACGACTATCACGAGGTCATCAAGGGCCGGCTGAAGATCCTGGCCGGCCAGATCGCCGCCCGGCTGGGCCAGGAGGTGAAGGTCTTCGTCGACACCGCCCCCCTGATGGAGAAGCCCCTGGCGCAGCGTGCAGGGCTAGGCTGGCAGGGCAAGCACACCAATCTGCTGAGCCGCACCCACGGCAGCTGGCTGTTCCTCGGCGTCATCCTGACCGCCGCCGAGATCGAGGCGGACGAAGCCGAGAGCGAGCATTGCGGCCGCTGCACCGCCTGTCTGGACGCCTGTCCGACGAACGCCTTTCCGGCGCCCTTCCAGATCGACGCCCGGCGCTGCCTGTCCTACCTGACCATCGAATACGCAGGCGCCTGGCCGCGCGAGTTCCGCGTCGCGACGGGCAACCGCATCTACGGCTGCGACGACTGCCTGGCGGCGTGCCCGTGGAACAAGTTCGCGCAAGCGGCGTCGGAGGCCCGGCTACAGGCCCGCGAGGCGCTGAAGTCGCCGCCTCTGGCCGAGCTGCTGGCGCTGGACGACCCGGCCTTCCGCACCCTGTTCGCCAAGAGCCCGGTCAAGCGCATCGGGCGGGATCGGTTCCTGCGCAATGTGCTCTATGCGGCGGGCAATTCGGGCGAGACGGGGCTGGTCGGTGCGGTCGAGCGATTGCTGGATGATGCGGCGTCCATGGTGCGTGGGGCGGCGACTTGGGCGCTCGGGCGGCTGGCGCCGGAGCGGTTCGAGGCGGCGCGCGAAGCCCGGCTGGCGGGGGAAGCGGACGAGGCGGTACGCGAAGAGTGGCGCGCGACACCTCTCCCTCCCCGTCCCGGGGAGGGTGGCTGA
- a CDS encoding multidrug effflux MFS transporter, with amino-acid sequence MTTAPLPSAPTGAAKPTGPGFAEFVCLIAVMMALNALAIDAMLPALPHIGEDLGVANENSRQWVITAYLLGFGGAQLFYGPLSDRYGRRPVLFAGIGLYVAFSILAAFAHSFEWLILSRIGMGLGSAATRVLAVSIVRDRYAGRTMARVMSLSFLVFLGVPILAPTVGQLIMLVAPWRWIFGVFALFGGAFLLWAALRLPETLHPEDRMPVNLGRIAGAFRFALTSRLGMGYTLAMTVISGALFGFINSSQQIFFDVFRAPGLFPVVFALVAAGIAVASVLNARLVEALGSRLIAHTALLGFIGFSALHAAVAYAGHDSLWMFAALQACKMFCFGFIAGNFGAMAMEPMGHIAGTASSAQGFISTIGGALLGFAIGQHFDGTTVPMTVGFAVLGLLALALVLAAEKGRLFRAHHLPPVAAKA; translated from the coding sequence ATGACCACCGCCCCCCTTCCTTCCGCCCCGACCGGGGCCGCCAAGCCCACGGGGCCGGGTTTCGCCGAGTTCGTCTGCCTGATCGCCGTGATGATGGCGCTCAACGCCCTGGCGATCGACGCCATGCTGCCCGCCCTGCCGCACATCGGCGAGGACCTGGGGGTGGCCAATGAGAACAGCCGCCAGTGGGTCATCACCGCCTATCTTCTGGGGTTCGGCGGGGCGCAGCTGTTCTACGGCCCGCTGTCGGACCGCTATGGGCGGCGGCCGGTGCTGTTCGCCGGCATCGGCCTCTACGTCGCCTTCAGCATCCTGGCCGCCTTCGCCCATTCGTTCGAGTGGCTGATCCTGTCGCGCATCGGCATGGGCCTCGGTTCGGCGGCGACGCGGGTGCTGGCCGTGTCGATCGTGCGCGACCGCTACGCCGGGCGCACCATGGCGCGGGTCATGTCGCTGAGCTTCCTGGTCTTCCTGGGCGTGCCCATCCTGGCCCCGACGGTGGGCCAGCTGATCATGCTGGTCGCGCCCTGGCGCTGGATCTTCGGCGTCTTCGCCCTGTTCGGCGGCGCCTTCCTGCTGTGGGCGGCCCTGCGCCTGCCCGAGACCCTGCATCCCGAGGACCGGATGCCGGTCAACCTGGGCCGCATCGCCGGGGCCTTCCGCTTCGCCCTGACCAGCCGGCTGGGCATGGGCTACACCCTGGCCATGACGGTCATCAGCGGGGCGCTGTTCGGCTTCATCAACTCCTCGCAGCAGATCTTCTTCGACGTGTTCAGGGCGCCGGGCCTGTTCCCGGTCGTCTTCGCCCTGGTGGCGGCGGGCATCGCCGTGGCCTCCGTCCTGAACGCGCGCCTGGTCGAGGCGCTGGGCTCGCGCCTGATCGCGCACACCGCCCTGCTGGGCTTCATCGGCTTCAGCGCCCTGCACGCCGCCGTCGCCTATGCCGGGCACGACAGTCTCTGGATGTTCGCCGCCCTGCAGGCCTGCAAGATGTTCTGCTTCGGCTTCATCGCCGGCAATTTCGGGGCCATGGCCATGGAGCCCATGGGCCATATCGCGGGCACGGCCTCCTCGGCGCAGGGCTTCATCTCGACCATCGGCGGCGCCCTTCTGGGCTTCGCCATCGGCCAGCATTTCGACGGCACCACCGTGCCGATGACGGTCGGCTTCGCCGTCCTGGGCCTCCTGGCCCTGGCGCTGGTGCTGGCGGCCGAGAAGGGGCGGCTGTTCCGCGCCCACCACCTGCCCCCGGTCGCAGCAAAGGCTTGA
- a CDS encoding complex I NDUFA9 subunit family protein, producing the protein MADFAPGLVTVFGGSGFIGTQVVRALARRGWRVRVAVRNATRGAEMRMTGDVGQVQTVRCDITDKAAVAEAVRGADAVVNLVGILFETGSRKFQTLHVQGAVNVAEAAKAAGAKRLTHISALGADANGKADYARTKGQAEAAVRAAFPGAVIIRPSIVFGSGDNFLNRFAAMATWSPVLPLIGGGHTRFQPVHVADVAEAVATATVSTEAEGQTYELGGPSVWTFEDILKFILRETNRRNLLLPLPFPIARIIGSLAQIPAVIGLTPQLTKDQVTLLETDNVVSPGAKGLADLGIEPSGLEAIAPNYLWRYRDGGQYAENPAD; encoded by the coding sequence ATGGCTGATTTCGCCCCCGGTCTGGTCACCGTGTTCGGAGGCTCGGGCTTCATCGGGACCCAGGTCGTGCGCGCCCTGGCCCGTCGCGGCTGGCGCGTGCGCGTGGCCGTGCGCAATGCGACGCGCGGCGCCGAGATGCGCATGACCGGCGACGTCGGCCAGGTCCAGACCGTCCGCTGCGACATCACCGACAAGGCCGCCGTGGCCGAGGCCGTCCGGGGCGCCGACGCCGTGGTCAACCTGGTCGGCATCCTGTTCGAGACGGGCAGCCGCAAATTCCAGACCCTGCACGTCCAGGGCGCCGTCAACGTCGCCGAGGCGGCCAAGGCGGCGGGCGCCAAGCGCCTGACCCACATCTCGGCCCTGGGCGCCGACGCGAACGGCAAGGCCGACTACGCCCGCACCAAGGGCCAGGCCGAGGCCGCCGTGCGCGCCGCCTTCCCCGGCGCCGTGATCATCCGCCCGTCGATCGTCTTCGGCTCGGGCGACAACTTCCTGAACCGCTTCGCCGCCATGGCGACCTGGTCGCCGGTCCTGCCGCTGATCGGCGGCGGCCACACCAGGTTCCAGCCGGTCCACGTCGCCGACGTCGCCGAAGCGGTCGCCACCGCGACCGTCTCGACCGAGGCCGAGGGCCAGACCTATGAACTGGGCGGGCCGTCGGTCTGGACCTTCGAGGACATCCTCAAGTTCATCCTGCGCGAGACCAACCGCCGCAACCTCCTGCTGCCTCTGCCCTTCCCGATCGCCCGCATCATCGGTTCCCTGGCCCAGATCCCGGCCGTGATCGGCCTGACGCCGCAACTGACCAAGGACCAGGTGACGCTGCTGGAGACGGACAACGTCGTCTCGCCGGGCGCCAAGGGTCTGGCCGACCTGGGGATCGAGCCCTCGGGCCTGGAGGCCATCGCCCCGAACTATCTGTGGCGCTACCGCGACGGCGGCCAGTACGCCGAGAACCCGGCGGATTGA
- a CDS encoding FKBP-type peptidyl-prolyl cis-trans isomerase: MNFAWAKRPSAAALAATALLALAACGRPAAAPEDLARNAAEAAAFMKQNATEEGVQTLPSGLQYKVVASGPAGGVSPDRNDLVKVDYEGTLTDGTVFDSSFKRGAPAVFSPEGVVPGWTEALQMMKPGDEWILFLPPELGYGEMGGPPMIPGNAVLVFRLKLLDVAPVPGGGRGVGQASV; this comes from the coding sequence ATGAACTTCGCATGGGCTAAGCGCCCCTCCGCCGCCGCCCTCGCCGCGACCGCCCTTTTGGCCCTGGCCGCCTGCGGCCGCCCGGCCGCCGCGCCCGAGGACCTGGCCAGGAACGCAGCCGAAGCCGCCGCCTTCATGAAGCAGAACGCGACGGAAGAGGGCGTCCAGACCCTGCCGTCGGGCCTGCAGTACAAGGTCGTGGCCTCCGGCCCGGCGGGCGGCGTCAGCCCCGACCGCAACGACCTGGTAAAGGTCGACTACGAGGGCACGCTGACGGACGGGACGGTGTTCGACAGCTCGTTCAAGCGCGGCGCCCCGGCGGTCTTCTCGCCCGAGGGCGTGGTGCCCGGCTGGACCGAGGCCCTGCAGATGATGAAGCCCGGCGACGAGTGGATTCTCTTCCTGCCGCCCGAACTGGGCTACGGCGAGATGGGCGGCCCGCCGATGATCCCCGGCAATGCGGTGCTGGTGTTCCGGCTCAAGCTGCTGGACGTGGCCCCGGTGCCCGGCGGCGGCCGCGGCGTGGGCCAGGCCAGCGTTTAA
- a CDS encoding undecaprenyl-diphosphate phosphatase: MADWLTAILLGLVEGLTEFIPVSSTGHLLLLGHFLGFESTGKTFEIVIQLGALLAIISVYFKRLWQLATRWPFDPAARRFLIGLLVAFLPAVVIGFLAYGFIKTVLFETPLVVCIALIVGGVLLLWLDRMDKVPVHLDADRYPFRVYFLIGLFQCLAMIPGVSRSGATIAGGLLLKTDKRSAAEFSFFLALPTMGAAVAYDLFKNRAVLDFSDFGLIAVGFIAAFLTALAVVRFLLDFVSKRGFGPFAWWRIVVGVAGIIGLAATGAL, from the coding sequence ATGGCGGACTGGCTGACGGCGATCCTCCTGGGTCTGGTCGAGGGATTGACCGAGTTCATTCCGGTGTCGTCCACCGGCCACCTGCTGTTGCTGGGGCATTTCCTCGGCTTCGAGAGCACCGGCAAGACCTTCGAGATCGTCATCCAGCTGGGCGCCCTGCTGGCCATCATCAGCGTCTATTTCAAGCGGCTGTGGCAACTGGCCACGCGCTGGCCCTTCGATCCGGCGGCGCGGCGCTTCCTGATCGGCCTGCTGGTCGCCTTCCTGCCCGCCGTGGTGATCGGCTTCCTGGCCTACGGCTTCATCAAGACGGTGCTGTTCGAGACGCCGCTGGTCGTCTGTATCGCCCTGATCGTCGGCGGGGTGCTGCTGCTGTGGCTGGACCGGATGGACAAGGTCCCGGTCCATCTCGACGCCGACCGCTACCCCTTCCGCGTCTATTTCCTAATCGGCCTGTTCCAGTGCCTGGCCATGATCCCCGGCGTGTCGCGCTCGGGCGCCACCATCGCCGGCGGCTTGCTGCTGAAGACCGACAAGCGCTCGGCGGCCGAGTTCAGCTTCTTCCTGGCCCTGCCGACCATGGGGGCGGCGGTGGCCTATGACCTGTTCAAGAACCGCGCCGTGCTGGACTTCAGCGATTTCGGCCTGATCGCCGTGGGCTTCATCGCCGCCTTCCTGACGGCCCTGGCGGTGGTGCGCTTCCTGCTGGACTTCGTGTCCAAGCGCGGCTTCGGCCCCTTCGCCTGGTGGCGGATCGTGGTCGGCGTGGCCGGCATCATCGGCCTGGCGGCCACGGGGGCGCTGTAA
- a CDS encoding glutathione S-transferase family protein — MSAPAVLYHFAFHPASRAARLALGEAKIDYGEEPVRPWEDDCPLFELNPSGMPPVLTVTEKGKALTLCEIDAILGWIEERSKGDLLLPSDMAERAEARRLGAWFSRRFTDEVDAVLLHERMEKPLLRLGPPDARMLREGREALRSHLSLLEPLASGREWLAGRRLSQADLIAAGHLSVLDYFGEIAWASWPALKLWYSKLKSRPCFRPLLGDRFPGVHPAPWYADLDF; from the coding sequence ATGTCCGCACCCGCCGTCCTCTATCATTTCGCCTTTCACCCGGCCTCGCGCGCGGCGCGGCTGGCGCTGGGCGAGGCCAAGATCGACTATGGCGAGGAGCCCGTCCGCCCGTGGGAGGACGACTGCCCCCTGTTCGAGCTGAACCCCTCGGGCATGCCGCCGGTCCTGACGGTGACGGAGAAGGGCAAGGCCCTGACCCTGTGCGAGATCGACGCCATCCTGGGCTGGATCGAGGAGCGCTCCAAGGGCGACCTGCTGCTGCCCTCCGACATGGCCGAGCGGGCCGAGGCGCGCCGCCTCGGCGCCTGGTTCAGCCGCCGCTTCACCGACGAGGTCGACGCCGTCCTGCTGCATGAGCGGATGGAGAAGCCCCTGCTGCGCCTGGGTCCGCCGGATGCGCGCATGCTGCGCGAGGGCCGCGAGGCGCTGAGGAGCCACCTGTCGCTGCTGGAGCCGCTGGCGTCCGGCCGCGAATGGCTGGCGGGGCGTCGCCTCAGCCAGGCCGACCTGATCGCGGCGGGACATCTGTCGGTGCTGGACTATTTCGGCGAGATCGCCTGGGCCTCCTGGCCGGCGCTGAAGCTGTGGTACTCCAAGCTGAAGTCGCGGCCCTGCTTCCGGCCGCTGCTGGGCGACCGTTTCCCCGGCGTGCATCCGGCCCCCTGGTACGCCGACCTCGACTTCTGA
- a CDS encoding threonine ammonia-lyase encodes MTVTIDDIRAAQQRIAGQVDRTPVRHSRRLSQLTGAEIWIKFDNLHFTGSFKERGALNRLLQLTSDEKKRGVVAASAGNHAQALAYHGGRLGVPVTIVMPEGTPFVKVDGTRAHGANVVIHGLDFSASTEEAKRLQAEHGYVFVSAFDDEGIVAGQGVCGLEFVEDAPDLDALIIPIGGGGLIAGSAIAAKALKPDIKIFGVEAARYPSFTARRRGEPAKCSGQTIAEGIAIKAVGEIPFALADVLIDEVFVCEEADFEKGVALLATLEKTVAEGAGAGGLAAILANPERFKGMKVGIELTGGNIDARMLAVVLNREMVREKRLIVYRILGDDRPGMLSAMAAVIGGLGGNIIDVVHNRLALDVPAKGAEFDIMVETRDARHAEEIGAALKDQGYELRMG; translated from the coding sequence ATGACCGTCACCATCGACGACATCCGCGCGGCGCAGCAGCGCATCGCCGGCCAGGTCGACCGCACGCCCGTCCGCCATTCGCGCCGCCTGTCGCAACTGACCGGCGCCGAAATCTGGATCAAGTTCGACAACCTGCACTTCACCGGCAGCTTCAAGGAGCGCGGCGCCCTGAACCGCCTGCTGCAGCTGACGTCGGACGAGAAGAAGCGCGGCGTCGTCGCCGCCTCGGCCGGCAACCACGCCCAGGCCCTGGCCTACCACGGCGGCCGCCTGGGCGTGCCCGTGACCATCGTCATGCCGGAGGGCACCCCCTTCGTGAAGGTGGACGGCACGCGCGCCCATGGGGCCAATGTCGTCATCCACGGCCTCGACTTCTCGGCCTCGACCGAGGAGGCTAAGCGGCTCCAGGCCGAGCACGGCTACGTCTTCGTCTCGGCCTTCGACGATGAAGGCATCGTGGCGGGGCAGGGGGTCTGCGGGCTGGAGTTCGTCGAGGACGCGCCGGACCTCGACGCCCTGATCATCCCCATCGGCGGTGGCGGCCTGATCGCCGGCAGCGCCATCGCCGCCAAGGCGCTCAAGCCGGACATCAAGATCTTCGGCGTCGAGGCCGCCCGCTACCCCTCCTTCACCGCGCGGCGTCGCGGCGAGCCCGCCAAGTGCAGCGGCCAGACCATCGCCGAGGGCATCGCCATCAAGGCCGTGGGCGAGATCCCCTTCGCCCTGGCCGACGTCCTGATCGACGAGGTCTTCGTCTGCGAGGAGGCGGATTTCGAAAAGGGCGTGGCCCTGCTGGCGACGCTGGAGAAGACGGTGGCCGAGGGCGCCGGGGCCGGCGGCCTGGCCGCCATCCTGGCCAACCCCGAACGCTTCAAGGGCATGAAGGTCGGCATTGAGCTGACCGGGGGCAACATCGACGCCCGCATGCTGGCCGTGGTGCTGAACCGCGAAATGGTCCGCGAGAAACGCCTGATCGTCTATCGCATCCTGGGCGACGACCGCCCCGGCATGCTGTCGGCCATGGCCGCCGTGATCGGCGGTCTGGGCGGCAACATCATCGACGTGGTGCACAACCGGCTGGCGCTGGACGTGCCCGCCAAGGGCGCCGAGTTCGACATCATGGTCGAGACCCGCGACGCCCGTCATGCCGAGGAAATCGGCGCCGCTCTGAAGGACCAGGGTTATGAACTTCGCATGGGCTAA
- a CDS encoding helix-turn-helix transcriptional regulator: MEQAFWQTGRARRRAGEEAWVAPDRRTNPDRRRPPSGSPDDADGQCNRALAAWIDGEMRARLLVTRALDVVWMNEAARILREDGELFGVEGGRFAPQSRVLARLAAQARPGEARCLAAPGADGRTWVVWAREVATSPTSLIGLTLQRSGGEVRFQALIETHLLSPSEGRIVEMLLAGMETGRIAQTMDVSLETVRSHLKRAYQKMGVRSRGELFAQALAFVGP; this comes from the coding sequence TTGGAACAAGCTTTTTGGCAGACCGGCCGCGCGCGGCGCCGGGCCGGGGAGGAGGCGTGGGTCGCCCCCGATCGGCGCACCAATCCGGATCGCCGTCGACCGCCGTCGGGATCGCCTGACGACGCCGACGGCCAGTGCAACCGGGCCCTGGCCGCCTGGATCGACGGCGAGATGCGCGCGCGCCTGCTGGTCACGCGGGCGCTGGACGTGGTGTGGATGAACGAGGCCGCCCGCATCCTGCGCGAGGACGGCGAACTGTTCGGCGTCGAGGGCGGGCGCTTCGCGCCCCAGTCGCGCGTCCTGGCCCGCCTGGCGGCCCAGGCCAGGCCGGGCGAGGCGCGCTGCCTCGCGGCCCCGGGGGCGGACGGCCGCACCTGGGTGGTGTGGGCGCGCGAGGTGGCGACGTCGCCGACCTCCCTGATCGGCCTGACCCTGCAGCGCTCGGGCGGGGAGGTCCGCTTCCAGGCGCTGATCGAGACCCATCTGCTGTCGCCGTCCGAGGGGCGGATCGTCGAAATGCTGCTGGCCGGGATGGAGACCGGCCGTATCGCCCAGACCATGGACGTGTCGCTGGAGACGGTGCGCTCGCATCTCAAGCGCGCCTATCAGAAGATGGGCGTGCGCAGCCGGGGCGAACTGTTCGCCCAGGCCCTGGCCTTCGTCGGTCCCTGA
- a CDS encoding DUF3303 family protein: MRMLLKVQMEVEAANRAIKDGSLPKIIQRFTEAAKPEGVWFTALGGKRTMVAVFDLASTAQIPPLAEPFFTELNASFEINPAMDAADLQAGLSKL, from the coding sequence ATGCGCATGCTTTTGAAGGTTCAGATGGAGGTCGAGGCCGCCAATCGCGCGATCAAGGACGGGAGCCTGCCGAAGATCATCCAGCGCTTCACGGAGGCGGCCAAACCCGAGGGGGTCTGGTTCACCGCCCTGGGCGGCAAGCGCACCATGGTCGCCGTGTTCGATCTGGCTTCGACCGCCCAGATTCCGCCGCTGGCTGAACCTTTCTTCACCGAGCTGAACGCCTCCTTTGAGATCAACCCGGCCATGGATGCGGCCGACCTGCAGGCAGGCCTTTCGAAGCTGTGA
- a CDS encoding cation diffusion facilitator family transporter: protein MTASALDAAHETTRRITALSVATAVLLIVMKAFALGASGSVSILASLADSALDLVASLATFFAVRWAAASPDEEHRYGHGKAEGLASLVQSGMVLASGVFIGWEALQRIFDPRPVTSGGWAVGVVLLSIAITAGLVWMQTQAMKKTGSLAVAGDRAHYAADLAANVVVLIGVVAGAFLRAPGLDAAAGLVVAVWLAWGAVSLLKDAAGHLLDRAAPDADRAAIVAAVGEDARITNVHQLRTRMAGQALMVQMHVDLDPDLSLKAAHDIVLEAEKRVLKAFPHADILIHADPRGAAEPHGGAFASARPTAPDKPVEAVAPEAPAARPGPWS, encoded by the coding sequence ATGACCGCCTCCGCCCTCGACGCCGCCCATGAGACCACGCGCCGGATCACCGCCCTGTCGGTGGCCACGGCGGTCCTGCTGATCGTCATGAAGGCCTTCGCCCTGGGGGCCTCCGGGTCGGTGTCCATCCTGGCCAGCCTGGCGGATTCGGCGCTGGACCTGGTGGCCTCGCTGGCGACCTTCTTCGCCGTGCGCTGGGCCGCCGCTTCGCCGGACGAGGAGCACCGCTACGGCCACGGCAAGGCCGAGGGCCTGGCCTCCCTGGTGCAGTCGGGCATGGTGCTGGCCTCGGGCGTCTTCATCGGCTGGGAGGCGCTGCAGCGCATCTTCGATCCGCGCCCGGTGACGTCCGGCGGCTGGGCCGTGGGGGTCGTGCTCCTGTCCATCGCCATCACGGCGGGCCTGGTGTGGATGCAGACCCAGGCGATGAAGAAGACCGGCTCCCTGGCCGTGGCGGGGGACCGCGCCCACTACGCCGCCGACCTGGCCGCCAACGTCGTGGTGCTGATCGGCGTGGTCGCGGGCGCCTTCCTCAGGGCGCCGGGGCTGGACGCGGCAGCGGGCCTGGTGGTCGCGGTCTGGCTGGCCTGGGGGGCGGTCAGCCTGCTCAAGGACGCCGCCGGCCACCTGCTGGACCGGGCCGCGCCCGACGCCGACCGCGCCGCCATCGTCGCCGCCGTCGGCGAGGACGCCCGCATCACCAACGTCCATCAGTTGCGCACCCGCATGGCCGGCCAGGCCCTGATGGTGCAGATGCACGTCGACCTGGACCCCGACCTCAGCCTGAAAGCCGCGCACGACATCGTGCTGGAGGCCGAGAAACGGGTGCTCAAGGCCTTCCCCCACGCCGACATCCTGATCCACGCCGATCCGCGCGGCGCGGCCGAGCCCCACGGCGGCGCCTTCGCCTCGGCCCGGCCGACGGCGCCGGACAAGCCGGTCGAAGCGGTCGCGCCCGAGGCCCCCGCCGCGCGGCCCGGCCCCTGGTCCTGA
- a CDS encoding amidohydrolase, with translation MIRTTLKALPLAAALMLAAAPAAFAQNLLIRGGTIHTGAEAQPTAEVVVVRDGRIAYVGAAAGAPSAEGLEAVDLKGATLFPGFTDGHAHLDGIGWREMTLNLEGSASVVEAMQRLTAWAQAHPEGVIVGRGWIETHWPEKRFLTADDLDAAAPGRVVLLSRADGHAVAASSAALAAAGVDATTQAPSGGDILKDAEGRPTGLLVDAAEQLVSKLMPQADAAATRAAYRAGFDVYARYGWTGVHFMSAPWKDVPLLETMAAEGEAPLRVYNSVTPDGARALMAQGPRSVADGRVITRAVKFYADGALGSRGAALFEPYSDQPGTTGLMQTSGAEMVPLYEEALRTGIQLATHAIGDRGNHEVAAWYEQVMREVPRAEWKLADPRWRIEHAQIIRPTDYHYFSDLPIIASMQPSHAIGDLHFAADRLGDARLDGAYAWHTLVDRSVIVVGGSDAPVERGDPLIEFYAAVARRDLNGFQGPDWRPNEAVDRATALKMFTLWPAYASFREAELGTIEVGKRGDFTAFDIDLMTVPAAAIPKGRAVLTVVDGRIIHRAD, from the coding sequence ATGATCCGAACCACTCTGAAAGCCCTGCCCTTGGCGGCCGCCCTCATGCTGGCGGCGGCCCCGGCGGCCTTCGCCCAGAACCTGCTGATCCGGGGCGGGACCATCCACACCGGCGCGGAGGCCCAGCCGACCGCCGAGGTCGTCGTCGTGCGCGACGGGCGCATCGCCTATGTCGGGGCGGCGGCGGGCGCGCCCTCGGCCGAGGGGCTGGAGGCGGTGGACCTCAAGGGCGCGACCCTGTTCCCCGGCTTCACCGACGGCCACGCCCACCTGGACGGCATCGGCTGGCGCGAGATGACGCTGAACCTAGAAGGCTCGGCCTCGGTCGTCGAGGCGATGCAGCGGCTGACCGCCTGGGCCCAGGCCCACCCCGAGGGCGTCATCGTCGGGCGCGGCTGGATCGAGACCCACTGGCCCGAGAAGCGCTTCCTGACCGCCGACGACCTGGACGCCGCCGCGCCGGGCCGGGTGGTGCTGCTGAGCCGTGCCGACGGCCATGCGGTCGCCGCCTCCAGCGCCGCCCTGGCCGCCGCCGGGGTGGATGCGACGACCCAGGCGCCCTCGGGCGGCGACATCCTGAAGGACGCCGAGGGCCGCCCCACCGGCCTGCTGGTCGACGCCGCCGAACAGCTGGTGTCCAAGCTGATGCCGCAGGCCGACGCGGCGGCCACCCGCGCGGCCTATCGCGCCGGCTTCGACGTCTATGCCCGCTACGGCTGGACCGGGGTGCATTTCATGAGCGCGCCGTGGAAGGACGTGCCGCTGCTCGAGACGATGGCGGCCGAGGGCGAAGCGCCCTTGCGCGTCTACAACAGCGTCACCCCCGACGGCGCCCGCGCCCTGATGGCCCAGGGGCCGCGCAGCGTGGCGGACGGACGCGTCATCACCCGGGCGGTCAAATTCTACGCCGACGGGGCCCTGGGCTCGCGTGGGGCGGCCCTGTTCGAGCCGTACAGCGACCAGCCGGGCACGACGGGCCTGATGCAGACCTCGGGCGCGGAGATGGTCCCCCTGTATGAGGAGGCCCTGCGCACCGGCATCCAGCTGGCCACCCACGCCATCGGCGACCGGGGCAACCACGAGGTCGCCGCCTGGTACGAACAGGTCATGCGCGAGGTCCCGCGCGCCGAATGGAAGCTGGCCGATCCGCGCTGGCGCATCGAGCACGCCCAGATCATCCGGCCGACTGACTATCACTACTTCAGCGACCTGCCGATCATCGCCTCCATGCAGCCCAGCCACGCCATCGGCGACCTGCATTTCGCCGCCGACCGCCTGGGCGACGCGCGGCTGGACGGGGCCTATGCCTGGCACACCCTGGTCGATCGGAGCGTGATCGTGGTGGGCGGCTCGGACGCCCCCGTCGAACGGGGCGATCCGCTGATCGAGTTCTACGCCGCCGTGGCGCGGCGCGACCTGAACGGCTTCCAGGGGCCGGACTGGCGCCCGAACGAGGCGGTGGACCGGGCGACGGCGTTGAAGATGTTCACCCTGTGGCCGGCCTACGCCAGCTTCCGCGAGGCCGAGCTGGGCACCATCGAGGTGGGCAAGCGCGGCGACTTCACCGCCTTCGACATCGACCTGATGACCGTCCCGGCCGCCGCTATTCCCAAGGGCCGGGCCGTGCTGACCGTGGTGGACGGCCGGATCATCCACCGGGCGGACTGA